In a genomic window of Scheffersomyces stipitis CBS 6054 chromosome 4, complete sequence:
- a CDS encoding predicted protein (go_function subtilase activity~go_process proteolysis and peptidolysis) has protein sequence ANALVIPDVNSFFNFNQFVPSTVAVNAAQQQPQQLWTANKNEAPVLAAGSKSVAIPNRYIVIYKEDVTEAQRNHHKKWLIAEHTEMVATAGIRPSVGVLDFFDVDTLLSGYFGYFTPEMLRKIQKDPRIKFIEQDTVMKVNEFDVEKDAEWGLSRISHRESSPQLEYLYDNEGGKGVTAYVIDTGIKVEHEEFEGRASWGEAVAFPKLKIDGHGHGTHCAGIIGSKTYGVAKNVELVAVGVMNLLGSGTTSDIIKGVEFVVGDHKSNFSAKKKGFKGSTVNMSIGGGESEALDLAVNAATKAGLHVAVAAGNDNADTCTFSPARASGPITVGASDINDNKAEFSNWGSCVDIFAPGVDIVSTYIWSNTASMSGTSMASPHIAGLLSYYLSLYPEPESEYSVAVLDPATLKDKVIKYATKGVIKGLKNDGSPNLLAFNGAGANITDFWSL, from the coding sequence GCCAACGCATTGGTTATCCCTGATGTCAActcattcttcaacttcaaccagTTTGTGCCTCTGACTGTTGCTGTCAATGCTgctcaacaacaaccacaacagCTCTGGACAGCTAACAAGAACGAGGCTCCTGTTCTTGCAGCCGGTTCCAAAAGCGTAGCCATCCCAAACAGATACATTGTTATCTACAAGGAAGACGTTACCGAGGCCCAGAGAAACCATCACAAGAAGTGGTTGATTGCCGAACATACGGAAATGGTTGCCACAGCCGGAATTCGTCCTTCGGTAGGTGTTCTCGACTTCTTCGATGTCGACACGCTACTCCTGGGCTACTTCGGCTACTTCACTCCCGAGATGCTCCGcaagatccagaaggaCCCTCGCATCAAGTTCATTGAGCAGGATACCGTAATGAAGGTCAATGAGTTCGACGTCGAGAAAGATGCCGAATGGGGTTTGAGCAGGATTTCACATCGTGAAAGCAGCCCTCAACTCGAATACCTTTACGATAATGAAGGTGGCAAGGGTGTCACTGCTTACGTCATTGACACCGGTATCAAAGTTGAACACGAAGAATTCGAAGGCAGAGCCCTGTGGGGTGAAGCCGTGGCTTTCcccaagttgaagattgaTGGACACGGCCATGGAACCCACTGTGCTGGTATCATTGGATCCAAGACGTATGGTGTAGCTAAGAATGTTGAATTAGTAGCTGTAGGTGTTATGAACTTGTTGGGTAGTGGTACGACCTCAGACATCATCAAGGGTGTCGAATTTGTTGTCGGCGACCATAAATCAAACTTCCtggcaaagaagaagggcTTCAAGGGCTCCACAGTCAACATGTCTATTGGTGGAGGAGAATCTGAAGCTTTGGACTTGGCTGTTAATGCTGCTACCAAGGCTGGCTTGCATGTAGCTGTAGCTGCTGGTAACGACAATGCTGACACTTGTACTTTTTCTCCAGCAAGAGCCAGCGGACCAATAACCGTAGGAGCTTCTGAtatcaacgacaacaagGCTGAATTCTCCAACTGGGGTTCTTGTGTAGACATCTTCGCACCTGGGGTTGACATTGTTTCTACATACATCTGGAGCAACACTGCTTCTATGTCTGGTACTTCAATGGCTTCTCCTCACATTGCTGGATTGCTTTCGTACTACTTGTCGCTCTACCCTGAGCCTGAATCCGAGTACAGCGTAGCTGTATTGGACCCAGCAACCTTGAAGGACAAGGTGATCAAGTATGCCACCAAGGGCGTTATAAAGGGCTTGAAGAATGACGGTTCGCCTAACTTATTGGCCTTCAATGGTGCTGGCGCCAATATCACCGACTTCTGGAGCTTATAA
- the AAH1 gene encoding adenine aminohydrolase (adenine deaminase) (go_function deaminase activity~go_process purine ribonucleoside monophosphate biosynthesis) — protein MAKYECNEHMENFLRELPKCEHHVHLEGTLEPSLLFNLAKRNNITLPSHFPPSVEACAVRYNNFADLQDFLDHYYIGMSVLITENDFYDLAMEYFKKAHSDGCLHSEVFFDPQGHVERGIHIDTVVEGFDRACKKANELFGTTNKLIMCLLRHLPAESGLKTIDDAHKHFESGVIHGMGLDSSEKPFPPHLFTECYKTLKDRFPQVGLTAHAGEEGDHTFVSNSLDLLTVSRIDHGVNSQHDEQLMTRLAQNQTMLSLCPLSNVKLQVVKDVSELPIDTFFNKNVPFSINSDDPAYFGGYILDNYRAVHTRFGFSTEQWRQIALNGINGSWCDEDRKTELRQLVHSIHNKYKDLI, from the coding sequence ATGGCCAAATACGAATGCAACGAGCACATGGAAAACTTCTTGAGGGAATTGCCCAAATGTGAACATCATGTTCACTTGGAAGGTACCTTGGAGCCCTCTttgttgttcaacttggctaaGAGAAACAATATTACCTTGCCATCTCACTTCCCACCTTCGGTTGAAGCTTGTGCTGTCAGATACAACAACTTTGCTGATTTGCAAGACTTTTTGGACCATTACTATATCGGTATGAGTGTTCTCATCACTGAGAACGACTTCTACGATTTGGCCATGgaatacttcaagaaagcaCATTCCGATGGTTGTTTGCATTCGGAAGTGTTCTTTGATCCTCAGGGTCATGTTGAAAGAGGTATTCACATCGATACTGTAGTTGAAGGATTCGACCGCGCTTGTAAGAAAGCTAACGAATTGTTCGGCACTACCAACAAGCTCATTATGTGTTTATTAAGACACTTGCCAGCTGAATCTGGTTTGAAGACCATTGATGATGCTCACAAGCACTTCGAATCTGGTGTGATCCATGGTATGGGGTTGGACTCCAGTGAGAAGCCATTTCCACCACACTTGTTCACCGAATGTTACAAGACTTTGAAGGACAGATTCCCCCAAGTTGGCTTAACTGCCCACGCTGGTGAGGAAGGTGACCACACATTTGTGTCCAATTCGCTTGACTTGTTGACTGTTTCCAGAATTGATCATGGTGTGAACTCTCAGCACGATGAGCAATTGATGACCAGATTGGCTCAGAACCAGACTATGTTGTCCTTGTGTCCATTGTCCAACGTCAAATTGCAAGTTGTGAAGGATGTCAGTGAATTGCCAATCGACacgttcttcaacaagaatgttCCATTTTCGATCAACTCTGATGATCCTGCTTACTTCGGTGGTTACATCTTGGACAACTACCGTGCCGTTCATACCCGTTTCGGCTTCTCGACCGAACAATGGCGTCAAATTGCCTTGAACGGTATCAACGGGTCCTGGTGTGATGAAGATAGAAAGACGGAACTCAGACAATTGGTCCACTCTATCCacaacaagtacaaggaCTTGATCTAG
- a CDS encoding predicted protein has protein sequence TSTFNFFNDEFYKDNIKLESEIFNYFVNGICPGCVCYPKKSNGASGMIPAPVTQINPDLNPYLYLVVPLAQRSPIVYKTLVSVASRQLSLLGNSKFDTLSENYTSEVLKALPLLIKEKQMEKSNNWDEVLATVLMLCFADISSSCGASWLIHLNGAKEFLKVSSIRSNITPVAKFFIRYFVTHEVMGETAWFQNMIISDDEFLDGLKNDSDERIDLVLGCSPHLISIINQISKLGETYESFESKDRNSKGFMEIQAHILESRDRLESKLTNLNQYLKISELDDESHDNIIKISEIKRLTTLIYLFARIDLEYLHLNHNKPDNDNDAVLGVKYPKRYTDRLKAIKQVTKKIMGLIQTLPSVSMSLLWTLFIIGIVSVENEEERWFVLSRLIEMERIRELASVKIARQVVETVWKEKDLNCLSNRWKDMIKGKANTISLA, from the coding sequence ACGTCtactttcaacttctttaaTGACGAGTTCTACAAagacaatatcaaattgGAGCTGGAGATCTTCAACTACTTCGTCAATGGCATCTGTCCCGGCTGCGTTTGCTATCCCAAGAAAAGCAACGGTGCCAGCGGCATGATTCCAGCACCAGTAACGCAGATAAATCCTGATTTGAATCCGTACTTATACTTGGTCGTTCCCTTAGCACAGCGATCGCCTATAGTCTACAAGACGTTGGTTTCTGTGGCCTCGAGGCagttgtcgttgttggGCAACTCGAAGTTTGATACTTTGTCTGAAAATTACACTTCTGAAGTGCTTAAAGCGCTTCCTTTGCTTatcaaagaaaaacagATGGAAAAGTCCAACAACTGGGACGAGGTTTTAGCCACCGTGTTGATGCTCTGTTTCGCCGATATCTCATCCAGCTGTGGAGCCTCGTGGTTAATCCATTTGAATGGAGCCaaagagttcttgaaaGTATCCTCTATCAGATCCAACATCACTCCTGTTGCCAAGTTCTTTATTCGGTACTTTGTCACCCACGAGGTCATGGGTGAAACTGCCTGGTTCCAGAACATGATAATTTCTGACGACGAGTTCTTGGACGGGCTCAAGAATGATAGTGATGAACGTATAGACTTAGTTCTTGGATGCTCTCCTCATCTCATTTCCATCATAAATCAGATTTCCAAGCTAGGAGAAACTTACGAAAGTTTTGAGTCCAAGGATAGAAATTCCAAGGGGTTCATGGAAATTCAGGCTCATATCTTGGAGCTGCGAGATCGCTTGGAATCTAAGTTGACCAATTTAAACCagtacttgaagatcaGTGAGTTGGATGACGAGAGCCACGATAACATCATAAAAATCTCAGAAATCAAACGGTTGACAACGTTAATCTACTTGTTTGCTCGTATAGACTTGGAATACCTTCACTTAAATCACAACAAGCCAGACAATGACAATGATGCAGTGCTAGGAGTCAAGTATCCTAAGAGGTACACCGATAGACTAAAAGCAATCAAGCAGGTGACCAAGAAGATTATGGGCTTGATCCAGACGTTACCATCTGTGTCGATGTCGTTGTTATGGACATTGTTCATCATCGGCATCGTTTCAgttgaaaacgaagaagaacggTGGTTTGTTCTAAGCAGGTTGATcgaaatggaaagaattAGAGAATTGGCAAGTGTGAAGATTGCAAGACAGGTGGTGGAGACAGTGTGGAAAGAAAAGGACTTGAATTGTTTGAGTAATAGATGGAAGGATATGATCAAAGGGAAAGCAAACACCATCAGTTTGGCATGA
- a CDS encoding predicted protein (go_process amino acid metabolism) → MPGFSTNLIHGANHLNRVPDVAPPINVSTTFRYDNDPEKLVKLADKELFDILGTPYYSRLSHPNSEQVEASVASITGGYVVAYSSGLGAFYASLTHFNPKVLAIGKGYHGCHGIANIWTRNYGLKQIDLDDDFSQLGKGDVVHLETPVNPEGVNFNIQYYADKAHARGAYLVVDATFAPPPLQDPFDFGADLVMHSATKFFGGHSDLLAGFLITKSKEVRDKLVYDRLLLGTNIANLESWMLLRSIRTLELRVLKQSENATKLVKFLVDNQDKFPDLVKVYHGSLQKDDYIKKQMPRGHSPVFSIEVSSEQFAKSLPSKLKYFHHATSLGGVESLIEWRAMSDDKVSVTLLRVSIGIENVEDLMEDFAAAFGVPDLSKLSIDA, encoded by the coding sequence ATGCCAGGATTCTCCACCAACTTGATCCACGGAGCTAACCACCTAAACAGGGTGCCGGATGTCGCTCCACCTATTAACGTTTCCACAACTTTCAGATACGACAATGAtcctgaaaaattggtCAAATTGGCCGATAAGGAGCTATTCGATATTTTGGGAACTCCTTATTACTCCAGGCTCTCTCACCCAAATTCAGAACAGGTAGAAGCTTCTGTTGCTTCTATTACTGGAGGATATGTAGTTGCCTATTCCTCGGGACTTGGAGCTTTCTATGCTTCTTTGACCCATTTCAATCCAAAGGTCTTAGCTATTGGAAAAGGCTACCATGGCTGTCACGGTATTGCTAATATATGGACTCGTAACTACGGACTCAAACAAATCGACTTGGATGATGATTTCAGCCAATTGGGAAAAGGGGATGTAGTTCATTTGGAAACCCCAGTAAATCCCGAAGgtgtcaacttcaacataCAGTATTACGCCGATAAGGCTCATGCCAGAGGTGCTTACTTGGTAGTAGATGCCACTTTCGCACCTCCTCCCCTTCAAGATCCATTTGATTTTGGTGCTGACTTAGTTATGCACTCAGCTACTAAGTTTTTTGGGGGACACAGCGATTTGTTGGCTGGATTTTTGATTACAAAGTCCAAGGAAGTCAGAGACAAGTTGGTCTACGACAGATTGCTTCTTGGAACCAATATCGCCAACTTGGAAAGTTGGATGTTACTCAGAAGTATCCGTACCTTGGAGTTGAGAGTGTTGAAACAATCGGAGAATGCAACAAAGTTGGTGAAATTCTTGGTGGATAACCAAGACAAATTCCCTGATTTGGTTAAAGTGTACCACGGTTCACTTCAGAAGGACGATTATATCAAAAAGCAGATGCCTAGGGGTCACTCCCCCGTGTTTTCTATCGAAGTTTCCTCCGAACAATTCGCCAAAAGCTTGCCATCTaagttgaagtatttcCATCATGCTACTTCGTTAGGTGGGGTAGAAAGTTTGATCGAATGGAGAGCCATGAGCGACGACAAGGTATCAGTCACGTTATTGAGAGTTAGTATCGGTATTGAGAATgtcgaagacttgatggAAGATTTTGCAGCCGCTTTTGGCGTACCCGACTTAAGTAAGTTGTCTATAGATGCTTGA